Proteins encoded together in one Chryseobacterium taklimakanense window:
- a CDS encoding BlaI/MecI/CopY family transcriptional regulator, which produces MEKLTDAEKELMEILWEKEKAFMKDVIEAYPEPKPATTTIATLLKRMQNKNMVGYKTFGNSREYFPMVEKGKYFTKEMNGMIGKFFNNSVTQFASFFTANAKLSEKDLLEIKKIIESEIEKKQK; this is translated from the coding sequence ATGGAAAAGTTAACCGATGCTGAAAAAGAACTGATGGAAATCCTTTGGGAAAAGGAAAAAGCCTTTATGAAAGACGTTATTGAGGCTTATCCGGAACCGAAACCCGCAACCACAACCATAGCAACACTGCTCAAAAGAATGCAGAATAAAAATATGGTGGGTTACAAAACTTTCGGTAATTCCCGTGAATACTTCCCGATGGTCGAAAAGGGAAAATATTTCACGAAGGAAATGAACGGAATGATTGGTAAATTCTTTAACAATTCGGTAACGCAGTTTGCGTCGTTCTTTACCGCCAATGCCAAATTGAGCGAGAAAGATCTGCTTGAAATCAAGAAAATTATAGAAAGCGAAATCGAGAAAAAGCAAAAGTGA
- a CDS encoding IS3 family transposase (programmed frameshift) produces the protein MGKSKYSADFKLKAIKRYHKGDIGTDDLGKRIGVCGSLVRKWIKFYELYGVSGLVRLSNRHYTKDFKLKILSVIEKENLSLKEASRRFNIPAESSILSWQRNYKKNGILGLENRPRGRPKTMSNYKRKKKKTGKPLTREEELLERIYYLEAENAILKKFRRLNSGKEKSKAIEELRQDFDLAVLLDCTSMARSSFYYYQKRFQMKDKYAEIKEMIKQIYHRHKGRLGYRRITLLLKEKGILINHKTVLRLMKILGLKSIIRVKKYKSYKGEQGKIAPNVLQRNFKSDAPNQKWATDVTEFNVSGNKLYLSPIIDLFNGEIVSFDLSERPVFSQIIRMLKKSFRKVKSTQNIILHSDQGWQYQMKHYQNLLKEKGIIQSMSRKGNCLDNAVIENFFGTIKSEMFYTRKFGSIQELKMEIVKYIHYYNNDRIRLNLKGKSPVQYRTLSFENIV, from the exons ATGGGGAAAAGTAAATATTCAGCAGACTTTAAATTAAAAGCTATAAAGAGATATCACAAAGGTGACATTGGAACAGACGATTTAGGAAAACGCATTGGAGTTTGTGGTTCATTGGTTCGTAAATGGATAAAATTTTATGAACTTTATGGAGTTTCAGGACTTGTTCGGCTTTCCAATAGGCATTACACAAAAGATTTTAAATTAAAGATTTTATCAGTAATTGAGAAAGAGAATTTAAGTTTAAAAGAAGCGTCGAGAAGGTTTAATATTCCTGCGGAGTCCAGTATTCTTAGTTGGCAGCGTAATTACAAAAAAAATGGTATTTTAGGTTTAGAAAACAGACCCAGGGGAAGACCTAAAACCATGAGTAATTACAAGCGAAAAAAAAAGAAAACAGGCAAACCCTTAACAAGGGAGGAAGAACTGTTGGAGAGGATTTATTATTTAGAAGCCGAGAACGCCATTTTAAAAAAGT TTAGACGCCTTAATTCAGGAAAGGAAAAATCCAAAGCCATCGAAGAGTTAAGGCAGGACTTTGATTTAGCAGTACTGCTGGATTGTACATCGATGGCAAGAAGCAGTTTTTATTACTATCAAAAACGCTTTCAAATGAAAGATAAATATGCGGAAATAAAAGAAATGATTAAGCAGATTTATCATCGTCACAAAGGAAGGTTGGGCTATAGAAGAATTACTTTGCTTTTGAAAGAAAAAGGAATTTTGATTAATCACAAAACTGTTTTACGACTTATGAAAATATTAGGTTTAAAGAGTATTATCCGAGTGAAGAAATATAAATCTTACAAGGGAGAGCAAGGGAAAATTGCGCCCAATGTTCTACAGAGGAATTTCAAATCGGACGCTCCTAATCAGAAATGGGCAACCGATGTTACAGAGTTTAATGTATCGGGTAATAAACTTTACCTATCTCCAATCATCGATCTATTTAATGGTGAAATTGTCAGTTTTGACCTATCTGAAAGACCTGTGTTCAGCCAAATCATCAGGATGCTAAAGAAATCATTCAGAAAAGTAAAATCTACACAAAACATCATTCTACATTCTGATCAAGGTTGGCAGTATCAAATGAAACATTACCAAAACTTGTTAAAAGAAAAAGGCATTATTCAAAGTATGTCCAGAAAAGGAAACTGTTTGGACAATGCGGTGATAGAGAACTTTTTTGGAACAATAAAATCAGAAATGTTTTATACCAGAAAGTTTGGTTCCATTCAGGAACTTAAGATGGAAATAGTGAAGTACATTCACTATTACAACAATGATAGAATAAGACTCAATCTCAAAGGAAAGAGTCCGGTACAGTACCGAACTCTTTCCTTTGAGAATATTGTTTAA
- a CDS encoding M56 family metallopeptidase: protein MSITYGVEKEVSEKLIFIESQGEAMTPIVAEQSIFTFENIIYGVYILVTTILLVRFLISLNALRKEIASGKKIKKENYTLVLQEEKLTAHSFWNYIFLNRKDFEDGKIDEKIIRHEELHLNQKHSFDVVLIEFLLTVFWFNPAFYFYKKAMLTNHEFLADEHVLKYDGNIRSYQQLLLTELISERILFTNQFNLSNTKKRIKMMTTPNNKKSKFYSWLTLPLAAGLFFVFVEKVPAQKEENSSKNVKGGHEVPQAKIKNFEKELNKSVESGTILSANADTVKPKQSADRSIPPPPPKEEMDSEKSPVAENPPPPPLSLNPKEEKSLREAQSEVDKLPMYPGGINSMRAKVANNFDVSKMKGNEGLLKATVYFVIDENGNTSNFTAEGENSIFNKEALLATKAANTTVKWEPALKDGKPVKYMFKLPLIMSFEAFDKK from the coding sequence ATGTCAATAACTTACGGAGTTGAAAAAGAAGTAAGTGAAAAATTAATTTTTATTGAAAGTCAGGGTGAAGCGATGACGCCGATTGTTGCAGAGCAATCCATTTTTACATTCGAAAATATTATTTACGGCGTTTATATTTTAGTGACAACGATTCTTCTGGTGAGGTTTTTAATCAGTTTAAATGCTTTAAGAAAAGAAATCGCTTCGGGTAAGAAAATCAAAAAGGAAAACTACACATTGGTTTTGCAGGAAGAAAAATTAACCGCTCACAGTTTCTGGAACTATATTTTCCTCAACCGGAAAGATTTTGAAGACGGAAAAATTGATGAAAAAATCATCCGTCACGAGGAACTTCATCTAAACCAGAAACACAGTTTCGATGTAGTGTTGATTGAATTTTTACTGACGGTATTTTGGTTTAATCCGGCATTTTACTTTTACAAAAAAGCAATGCTAACCAACCACGAATTTCTGGCAGACGAACACGTACTGAAATACGATGGCAACATCAGGTCTTACCAGCAACTTCTTTTAACGGAACTTATTTCTGAAAGAATATTATTTACAAACCAGTTCAATTTAAGTAACACCAAAAAAAGAATTAAAATGATGACAACACCTAATAACAAAAAATCTAAATTTTATTCGTGGCTTACATTGCCGCTCGCAGCAGGACTGTTCTTTGTGTTTGTGGAGAAGGTTCCCGCACAGAAAGAAGAAAATTCCTCAAAAAATGTAAAAGGTGGGCATGAAGTTCCACAAGCAAAAATTAAAAATTTTGAAAAAGAATTAAATAAATCTGTAGAAAGCGGAACAATTCTCAGTGCGAATGCAGATACGGTAAAACCAAAACAATCTGCAGACAGATCAATTCCACCGCCGCCGCCAAAAGAAGAAATGGATAGTGAAAAATCACCGGTTGCTGAAAATCCACCGCCGCCACCTCTTTCGCTCAATCCAAAAGAAGAAAAATCTTTGAGAGAAGCACAAAGCGAAGTTGATAAACTGCCAATGTATCCGGGCGGAATTAATTCAATGAGAGCAAAAGTTGCAAACAACTTCGATGTATCAAAAATGAAAGGCAATGAAGGCTTATTGAAAGCCACAGTATATTTTGTTATTGATGAAAATGGCAATACATCAAATTTCACAGCGGAAGGTGAAAATTCAATATTTAATAAAGAAGCTTTGCTCGCAACAAAGGCAGCAAATACCACTGTAAAATGGGAACCGGCCTTAAAAGATGGAAAACCGGTCAAGTATATGTTTAAGCTGCCGTTAATAATGAGTTTCGAAGCATTTGATAAAAAATAA
- a CDS encoding PQQ-dependent sugar dehydrogenase produces the protein MKNIIAAAAILCLTACKNGNPTNSENGAPTNSVSNKNPETGTPNTEIKPAFEGQTRIKGIKTSTPYEASVIAENLGRPWGITDFPGGKFLVTEKSGFLYLISNDGKTVTKITGIPKVDDGGQGGLLDVALDPDFTSNRMIFWSFSEPYAGGNHTAVAKGKLSADEKIIENPQVIFRATPTYDGKLHYGSRLAFDKEGYLFVSTGERSDLATRPLAQDQTTYLGKIVKITKDGKPAPGNPQIAGWKPEIYSTGHRNPQGTAIHPVTGELWEAEMGPRGGDEINLIKPGKNYGWPTITYGEEYSGVKVGEGIGQKAGLEQPIYYWDPSVSMSGIDFYKGNIPEWKNNLMIGCLSGQKIIRLMIENNKVVGEEWLLTDKNERFRDVLSAADGNLYAITDSGKLFKIAQK, from the coding sequence ATGAAAAATATTATTGCAGCAGCAGCCATTTTGTGCCTCACAGCATGTAAGAATGGCAACCCAACCAATTCCGAAAACGGCGCGCCGACAAATTCAGTTTCAAATAAAAATCCAGAGACCGGCACTCCTAATACGGAAATTAAACCGGCATTCGAGGGACAAACAAGAATTAAAGGAATAAAAACCTCAACCCCTTACGAGGCTTCTGTTATTGCAGAAAACCTTGGCCGCCCGTGGGGAATTACAGATTTTCCCGGTGGAAAATTCCTGGTTACCGAAAAATCCGGCTTTCTGTATCTTATTTCTAATGACGGGAAAACAGTTACCAAAATCACGGGAATCCCAAAAGTCGATGACGGTGGACAGGGCGGGCTCTTAGATGTTGCGCTGGATCCGGATTTTACTTCTAACCGAATGATATTTTGGAGCTTCTCCGAACCTTACGCTGGCGGAAATCATACGGCTGTAGCAAAAGGGAAACTTTCCGCTGACGAAAAAATCATAGAAAACCCGCAGGTCATCTTCAGGGCCACGCCAACTTATGACGGAAAACTGCACTACGGGAGCCGTCTCGCATTTGACAAAGAAGGATATCTTTTTGTAAGCACCGGCGAACGGTCCGATCTGGCAACAAGACCGTTAGCACAGGATCAAACCACATATCTTGGGAAAATCGTGAAGATAACAAAAGACGGCAAACCCGCACCGGGAAATCCGCAAATCGCAGGCTGGAAACCTGAAATTTATTCGACAGGACACCGGAATCCACAGGGCACTGCCATTCATCCGGTAACGGGCGAACTTTGGGAAGCTGAAATGGGACCGCGGGGTGGTGACGAAATCAACCTCATAAAACCCGGAAAAAATTACGGCTGGCCAACCATAACTTACGGTGAAGAATACAGCGGCGTAAAAGTTGGAGAGGGAATCGGACAAAAAGCAGGATTGGAACAGCCCATCTACTATTGGGATCCATCAGTCTCCATGAGTGGAATTGATTTTTACAAAGGAAATATACCGGAATGGAAAAACAACCTGATGATCGGCTGCCTCAGCGGACAAAAAATAATCAGACTGATGATTGAAAATAATAAAGTTGTAGGCGAAGAATGGCTTTTAACCGATAAAAACGAAAGGTTCCGGGATGTACTTAGTGCAGCAGACGGCAATCTCTACGCGATTACTGACAGCGGAAAACTCTTTAAAATCGCTCAAAAATAA
- the tsaB gene encoding tRNA (adenosine(37)-N6)-threonylcarbamoyltransferase complex dimerization subunit type 1 TsaB, whose amino-acid sequence MKILHLETSSKNCSVAISDGEKLLCLCEEVSENYKQSESLHTFVEWAFEGAEISLKDIDAVSLGKGPGSYTGLRIGASAAKGFCFGLNVPLIAINSMETMVEPFVDQGFELIIPLIDARRMEVYTAVYDGKIGQELSKTDNLILDESSFQQYSGKKILFVGDGCTKAKEILKLENAEYKEDIFPSAQYLIKKAAEKFNNKDFEDVAYFEPFYLKDFHGVKKSEKS is encoded by the coding sequence ATGAAAATCTTACACCTGGAAACCTCTTCAAAAAACTGCTCGGTCGCCATTTCTGATGGTGAAAAACTGCTTTGTCTTTGCGAAGAAGTTTCGGAAAATTATAAGCAGAGCGAAAGCCTGCACACGTTTGTTGAATGGGCTTTTGAAGGTGCTGAAATCAGTTTGAAGGACATTGATGCGGTTTCATTGGGGAAAGGTCCGGGTTCCTACACCGGATTACGGATCGGCGCTTCGGCGGCTAAAGGATTTTGCTTTGGGTTAAATGTTCCTTTGATTGCAATAAATTCTATGGAGACCATGGTGGAGCCGTTTGTGGACCAGGGATTTGAATTAATTATTCCTTTAATTGATGCCCGGCGAATGGAGGTTTACACTGCAGTTTATGACGGAAAAATCGGACAGGAACTTTCCAAAACCGATAATCTTATTTTGGATGAAAGTTCGTTTCAGCAATATTCCGGCAAGAAAATTTTGTTTGTTGGAGACGGCTGCACAAAAGCCAAAGAAATTTTAAAATTAGAAAATGCGGAGTACAAGGAAGATATATTTCCTTCGGCACAATATTTAATTAAAAAGGCTGCAGAAAAATTTAATAATAAAGATTTTGAAGATGTGGCCTATTTTGAACCTTTCTATCTTAAGGACTTCCACGGCGTAAAGAAATCTGAAAAATCATAA
- a CDS encoding carboxy terminal-processing peptidase encodes MFKKFKLNTLLLFLPLTTLIFCFNSPKNDDEKMQTIMVSVKNTLSYLHYSPKPINDAYSQNVYDKYLEMIDPAKRYFLQSDIDEFAKHKTKLDDYINKGDLVFYNLTYNRLFDRIDKIDKATKDILSKPINLDEDETIILEPKKKKFPATEQEQYNEWKKFIKYNILQEIETLNAREETQKKKKDSVQKHNLKDTIKVEILTPEQKRLKATNEVKDLVTESFKRIKKRKKMDWFTVYMNAYTEVFDPHTSYFSPKDKDEFDSQFKGKIIGIGALIQEKKGYLYLGPLTIGAPAWKSKQLNEGDKILKVRSKPNEEPVNVVGMLSDEAVRLIRGEKGTKVTLTVEKKDKTIREVTMIREEVAIEDTFARSIIINAPNGKKYGFINLPGFNADFEDAKGRNASDDIKNEIIKLKAQGISGIILDLRNNGGGSLTEVGDIMGLFMNEGPYVQVKEGNGKIQTLRSKTNAPIWTGPLVIMQNELSASASEILAGVIQDYGRGVVIGSPQSFGKGTVQTFVDLNRFLSSNDDFGALKLTIQKFYRVTGESTQRKGIESDIKMNDYFTHSEIGERFDEYALAWDKIAPAKFNRLTSFDIAKLQKNSAARLEVNKAYQLLQESAKWKEDLDKEETITLNQTKFNELMKHRKEQIKKFESLNKFENGLKFVRYTDELAREKTDEAFKKKSENWIKNLQRDIYLKEAVNIVSEIK; translated from the coding sequence ATGTTCAAAAAATTTAAACTTAATACACTTCTACTTTTTCTGCCGCTTACTACACTAATTTTCTGTTTCAATTCTCCTAAAAATGATGATGAGAAAATGCAGACGATTATGGTAAGTGTAAAAAACACTTTAAGCTATCTTCACTACAGCCCAAAACCCATCAATGACGCCTATTCACAGAATGTTTATGATAAATATCTGGAGATGATCGATCCTGCAAAAAGGTATTTCCTGCAGTCGGACATTGATGAATTTGCAAAGCATAAGACAAAACTTGATGATTATATCAACAAAGGCGACCTGGTATTTTATAACCTCACCTACAACAGATTATTCGACCGGATAGACAAGATCGACAAGGCAACTAAGGACATTTTAAGCAAGCCCATAAATCTTGATGAGGACGAAACCATAATCCTTGAGCCAAAAAAGAAAAAGTTCCCGGCTACAGAACAGGAGCAGTACAATGAATGGAAGAAGTTCATTAAATACAACATCCTTCAGGAAATTGAAACCCTGAATGCGCGTGAAGAAACCCAGAAAAAGAAAAAAGATTCTGTACAGAAACATAATCTAAAAGACACGATCAAAGTTGAGATTTTGACACCGGAACAGAAAAGGCTAAAGGCAACAAATGAGGTGAAAGACCTTGTAACTGAATCGTTTAAGCGTATCAAGAAGAGGAAGAAAATGGACTGGTTCACGGTTTATATGAATGCTTATACTGAAGTCTTTGATCCGCACACGAGCTATTTCTCACCAAAAGATAAAGATGAATTTGATTCTCAATTCAAGGGAAAAATTATCGGTATCGGTGCTTTGATCCAGGAGAAAAAGGGGTACCTTTATTTAGGTCCGCTTACAATAGGCGCTCCTGCCTGGAAATCGAAACAGCTTAACGAAGGCGATAAAATTTTGAAAGTCCGCAGCAAACCGAATGAGGAGCCGGTGAATGTTGTGGGAATGCTTTCCGATGAAGCTGTAAGGCTTATCCGCGGTGAAAAAGGAACAAAAGTAACTTTAACCGTAGAGAAAAAAGACAAAACAATCCGTGAAGTTACGATGATCCGTGAGGAAGTTGCCATTGAAGATACTTTCGCAAGAAGTATTATCATAAATGCACCAAACGGAAAGAAATATGGATTCATCAACCTGCCGGGCTTCAACGCTGATTTTGAAGACGCTAAAGGAAGAAATGCTTCCGATGATATTAAAAATGAAATTATCAAACTGAAAGCCCAGGGCATTTCAGGAATTATCCTGGATTTAAGGAACAACGGTGGCGGTTCGCTTACGGAAGTTGGCGACATCATGGGACTTTTCATGAATGAAGGCCCTTATGTTCAGGTGAAAGAAGGCAACGGAAAAATCCAGACCTTGAGAAGCAAGACCAACGCACCCATATGGACCGGTCCACTGGTGATTATGCAGAACGAACTATCAGCATCAGCGTCTGAGATTTTAGCCGGCGTGATTCAGGATTATGGCCGTGGTGTTGTCATCGGTTCGCCTCAGTCCTTTGGTAAAGGAACTGTGCAGACTTTTGTAGATTTGAACAGGTTTTTAAGTTCCAATGATGATTTTGGTGCATTGAAGCTGACCATTCAGAAGTTTTACAGAGTAACCGGCGAATCCACACAAAGAAAAGGTATTGAATCTGACATTAAAATGAACGATTATTTCACCCATTCAGAAATCGGTGAAAGGTTCGACGAGTATGCGCTGGCTTGGGACAAAATTGCTCCCGCGAAATTCAATAGGCTTACGTCATTTGATATTGCAAAGCTGCAGAAAAACAGTGCTGCAAGACTGGAAGTAAACAAAGCTTACCAATTGCTTCAGGAATCTGCGAAATGGAAAGAAGATTTGGATAAGGAGGAAACGATAACCCTTAACCAAACCAAATTCAACGAGCTAATGAAACACCGAAAAGAGCAGATCAAGAAATTTGAATCTCTCAACAAATTTGAAAACGGACTGAAATTCGTGCGCTATACCGATGAACTGGCAAGGGAAAAAACAGACGAAGCTTTCAAGAAGAAATCTGAAAACTGGATTAAGAATCTTCAGCGCGATATCTATCTGAAAGAAGCTGTGAATATTGTTTCAGAAATAAAATAA
- a CDS encoding S41 family peptidase, translating into MNIKKYLFAAALGSLALATSCRSEDPAPEPTPTPPATTVDPVNEFVWKAMNSWYYWQANVPTLADSYKNDAAKYAALLNGKTPDKLFYGSLLYEYGKTDRFSWIENNNKIIEASARTAEVESITGLELSLFPKGGGSANYVALVNYVVPGSSAAIAGVKRGDVITKINGTYLTQTNYGGLFGDSFTITRAETATSAVIGNAYVVTTTDKNENIPIVKTNIDENPIAFYKVFEMGGKKIGYLVYNGFKIDYNDELNVQFAKMKADGITDLILDLRYNGGGSLTSASGLATMISGNTSSNYVYLEYNSKHPNWSGYDPLLPNIDIYNVVNGHPEKTGSQPINTVALPKVYVLVSYQTASASELTVIALNKIIPVETIGYVTVGKFVGSHTLYDSPNDNWVSYEKRNTSHNWKLQPITFKYYNSAKDPHPTVTYADGTVEEGILPKSGNRVHPYQWIGNVKEFGATTDPELKRALELITGQPVSRMAVPFVETTQKVISQEKNTSGLHIDDINDYLKRKRN; encoded by the coding sequence ATGAACATTAAAAAATATTTATTTGCAGCAGCTCTAGGCTCGCTTGCACTGGCTACATCCTGCCGCAGTGAAGATCCTGCGCCGGAGCCAACACCAACACCTCCGGCAACCACCGTTGATCCGGTAAACGAATTCGTGTGGAAAGCGATGAACTCCTGGTATTACTGGCAGGCGAATGTTCCGACTCTGGCAGATTCCTACAAGAATGATGCAGCTAAATATGCCGCACTGCTAAACGGAAAAACGCCGGACAAACTTTTTTATGGAAGTTTACTCTACGAATATGGTAAAACCGACCGTTTTTCCTGGATCGAAAACAATAATAAAATCATTGAAGCGAGCGCCAGAACAGCGGAAGTTGAGAGCATTACAGGTTTAGAACTGTCGCTTTTCCCGAAAGGAGGCGGTTCTGCTAACTATGTAGCGCTTGTAAATTACGTTGTTCCGGGTTCTTCAGCAGCAATTGCGGGAGTGAAAAGAGGAGATGTTATTACCAAAATAAACGGAACTTATTTAACGCAAACCAATTATGGCGGCTTATTCGGTGATTCATTTACAATTACCAGAGCTGAGACGGCGACCAGCGCTGTTATAGGCAATGCGTATGTGGTGACCACAACCGACAAGAATGAGAACATCCCAATCGTAAAAACAAATATAGATGAAAACCCCATTGCATTCTACAAAGTTTTTGAAATGGGCGGCAAAAAAATCGGTTACTTGGTTTACAACGGGTTTAAAATCGATTATAATGATGAACTGAATGTGCAATTTGCAAAAATGAAAGCTGACGGAATCACCGATCTTATCCTTGACCTCCGGTACAATGGTGGTGGTTCGCTTACTTCTGCCAGCGGCTTAGCAACCATGATCAGCGGAAATACATCCAGCAATTATGTGTATCTGGAGTACAACAGCAAACACCCGAACTGGAGCGGCTATGATCCGCTTTTACCAAATATTGATATTTATAATGTAGTAAACGGCCATCCGGAAAAAACTGGAAGCCAGCCGATCAATACCGTTGCCTTGCCAAAAGTTTATGTTTTGGTTTCTTATCAAACCGCTTCGGCGAGTGAGCTGACGGTTATTGCTTTGAATAAGATTATCCCTGTTGAAACCATTGGCTATGTAACAGTTGGTAAATTTGTAGGTTCACATACGCTGTATGATTCACCAAACGACAACTGGGTTTCGTACGAGAAGCGAAATACATCTCATAACTGGAAGCTTCAGCCAATTACTTTCAAGTATTATAACAGTGCCAAAGATCCGCATCCGACCGTAACATATGCAGACGGAACGGTAGAGGAAGGAATATTACCGAAATCCGGAAACAGAGTACATCCTTACCAGTGGATCGGTAATGTGAAAGAATTCGGAGCAACGACAGATCCTGAACTTAAAAGAGCGCTGGAATTAATTACCGGCCAGCCGGTTTCCAGAATGGCGGTGCCGTTTGTAGAAACAACGCAGAAAGTTATCTCTCAGGAGAAAAACACCAGTGGATTGCATATCGATGACATCAACGATTACCTGAAAAGAAAGAGAAACTAA
- a CDS encoding SDR family NAD(P)-dependent oxidoreductase, translating into MKTIFITGATSGIGKACAELFAKQGNRLILCGRREDKLAELKERFSGTNEVHTLKFDVRNADEVENAINSLPEGFKSIDVLINNAGNAHGLEPVCDGSFADWDAMMDGNVKGLLYVSKFLIPGMKDRKSGHIVNISSVAARQTYANGVVYCASKRAVDVISEGMRLELTEFGIKVTNIQPGAVETEFSEIRFKGDKERAATVYAGYEALKPDDIADAIGYCVNAPKHVSISDLTIYPSAQSEPRTIHRNL; encoded by the coding sequence ATGAAAACGATATTCATCACCGGCGCAACTTCCGGAATTGGGAAAGCCTGCGCAGAATTGTTTGCAAAACAGGGAAACAGACTGATCCTTTGCGGAAGAAGAGAAGACAAACTCGCAGAGTTAAAGGAGCGTTTTTCCGGAACAAATGAAGTTCATACCCTAAAATTTGATGTGAGAAATGCCGATGAGGTTGAAAACGCCATTAATTCTCTACCTGAAGGTTTCAAAAGCATCGATGTCCTGATCAATAATGCCGGAAATGCCCATGGGCTGGAACCGGTGTGTGACGGCAGCTTCGCAGACTGGGACGCGATGATGGACGGCAATGTGAAAGGTTTGCTCTATGTTTCAAAATTCCTGATTCCGGGAATGAAAGACAGGAAAAGTGGCCATATAGTGAATATCTCGTCGGTCGCGGCAAGGCAAACCTATGCGAACGGCGTAGTTTATTGCGCCTCAAAACGTGCAGTTGATGTGATTTCTGAAGGTATGCGGCTGGAACTGACAGAATTTGGGATAAAAGTGACCAACATACAGCCTGGAGCAGTGGAAACGGAGTTTTCTGAAATCAGGTTTAAAGGTGATAAAGAACGCGCAGCAACCGTTTACGCCGGTTATGAAGCGCTGAAACCAGATGACATCGCTGATGCCATCGGTTATTGCGTGAATGCCCCAAAACATGTTTCCATTTCAGATTTGACTATCTATCCCAGTGCGCAGAGCGAGCCGCGGACTATCCACAGAAATCTGTAA
- the surE gene encoding 5'/3'-nucleotidase SurE, with protein MQKPLILVTNDDGITAPGIRNLVEFMNEIGEVVVVAPNSPQSGKGHAITINSTLTFEEISLDGPQTDYSLSGTPVDCVKFALDKILDRKPNIVVSGINHGANSSINVIYSGTMSAAVEAGVEGLQAIGFSLLDFSWDADFSQAKEYIQQIVLKTLENPLPKGVVLNVNIPKLKKEEIKGVKVCRQANAKWEESFDERTNPHGKKYYWLTGYFNNMDDGKDADETALGEGYISVVPVKFDLTAHEHLENIGKVLNT; from the coding sequence ATGCAAAAACCACTGATATTAGTGACTAATGACGACGGAATTACAGCACCGGGAATAAGGAATTTAGTTGAATTTATGAATGAAATCGGCGAGGTGGTCGTGGTAGCGCCCAACTCACCTCAGAGCGGGAAAGGCCACGCCATTACCATCAATTCCACCTTAACTTTTGAAGAAATTTCTCTGGACGGCCCACAAACCGACTACTCGCTCAGCGGTACGCCTGTGGACTGTGTAAAATTCGCCCTCGATAAAATATTGGATAGAAAGCCAAATATCGTAGTGTCCGGCATTAACCACGGCGCAAATTCATCAATCAATGTAATTTACTCCGGAACCATGTCAGCAGCTGTGGAAGCTGGTGTTGAAGGGTTGCAGGCAATCGGTTTTTCACTGCTAGATTTTTCATGGGATGCAGATTTTTCTCAAGCTAAGGAATATATTCAGCAGATCGTCCTTAAAACCTTGGAAAACCCTTTGCCAAAAGGCGTTGTGCTGAACGTCAATATTCCAAAACTAAAAAAAGAAGAAATAAAAGGCGTGAAAGTTTGCCGCCAGGCCAATGCAAAATGGGAAGAAAGTTTTGATGAAAGAACCAACCCACACGGCAAAAAATATTATTGGCTTACCGGCTATTTCAACAATATGGATGATGGCAAAGATGCGGACGAGACCGCACTTGGCGAAGGTTACATTTCTGTGGTTCCTGTGAAGTTTGACCTTACGGCACATGAACATTTGGAGAACATAGGAAAGGTATTGAATACTTAA
- a CDS encoding DUF6646 family protein yields MAFAFAAFGLASAQNDAFSGKGDARVNVGANFQKGGTGIQTSLDYGLGESFSIGAQAGYLLGVKEYDGEKPSGTHRFDAKARLSAHLGDVLGLPENFDIYPGLNLGLKNFGGHVGSRVFFDKGFGLFAEAQFPIAKFNTEASSYRLLNNQFAFAVGASFDLTK; encoded by the coding sequence TTGGCATTTGCGTTTGCAGCATTCGGACTGGCCAGCGCGCAAAACGACGCTTTCAGTGGTAAAGGTGACGCAAGAGTAAATGTTGGTGCAAACTTCCAAAAAGGTGGTACAGGTATTCAAACATCTTTGGATTACGGTTTAGGCGAAAGCTTTTCTATCGGTGCTCAGGCTGGGTATCTTTTAGGTGTTAAAGAATATGATGGCGAAAAACCATCCGGAACTCACCGCTTTGATGCAAAAGCGAGATTGAGTGCACACCTTGGCGATGTTTTGGGATTACCGGAAAACTTTGACATCTATCCTGGACTGAACTTAGGTTTGAAGAATTTCGGCGGCCACGTAGGTTCAAGAGTATTTTTCGATAAAGGTTTCGGACTTTTCGCAGAGGCACAGTTTCCAATCGCGAAATTCAACACGGAAGCTTCTTCTTACAGATTGCTGAACAACCAGTTTGCATTTGCTGTTGGTGCTTCTTTCGACCTTACTAAATAA